A segment of the Acidobacteriota bacterium genome:
AGGAGTTTGCCCGGCGCGAGGGTATTGTCGCCGGTGCCGGTACGGTGCTGACCACCGAAGACGCGGAACGCGCGGTGGCCGCCGGGGCGAGCTTTCTGGTGTCGCCGGTGGTCGACGAAGCGGTGATTGGAGCCGCCGCCCGCCTCGGCGTGGCGGCGATGCCCGGAGCCCACACGCCGACGGAAATGCTGCGCGCCCACCGCGCCGGGGCGCAGCTCGTCAAGCTCTTTCCGTGCCCGGCCGGCGGTCCGGTGTGGCTGCGTTCGGTGCTCGGCCCGCTTCCCTTCCTCAAGGTGGTGCCGACCAACGGCGTGGATGCCGGCAACTTCCGGCAGTGGTTGGACGCGGGCGCCTGGGGTGCCGGTTTCGTGACCTCCCTGTTCGATCCCGAAGACCTCCGCACCGGCGCCTTCGATCGCATCGAGGAGCGCGCCCGGCAGATCCTCGCTGAGGTGGCGTGATGCAACTGAAGAGAACCGCCTAGATGCTGCGACTTCCCCCCTTCACCTTGCGCCGGCCGAGACGCCTCGCCGAGGCGGTCGAGATATTGGCCGAGGAAGGCGCCGCCGAAGGCCGTGCCCGGGCCGTCGCCGGCGGTACCGATTTGTGGCCGAACATGAAGCGGCGCCACCAGACCGCGGACGTCGTGGTGGCCCTCGGCGGCATCGCAAGGCTGGACACGATCCAAGCGAACGGCGACTTCACCCTCGGCGCCAACGCCACCTTGACGCAAGTGGCCGAGCATTCGCGGGTGGCGACCGACCTGCCGGCCCTCGCCAAGGCGATACGGTCGATCTCCTCTCCCCCGCTGCGCAACATGGGCACCCTCGGCGGCAACCTGTGCGTCGACACCCGCTGCACCTATTACAACCAAACGGAAGAATGGCGCCGCTCCATCGACTACTGCATGAAGGCCGAGGGCAGCGTGTGCTGGGTGGCGCCCAGTTCGCCCCGCTGCTGGGCGCACAGCGCTTCGGATTCGGCGCCGATGCTGGCCGCCCTGGGTGCGGAGGTGACCCTCTTCGGTCCGGACGGCGAGCGCACTCTGCCGGTGGAAAATCTGTTCCACGACGACGGCATGGAGTACCTATCCAAAGGCCCGGCGGAGCTGGTGACGGCGGTGCGGGTGCCGGGGGCCGCGGCGCGGCGCCGCTCGGCCTTTTGGAAACTGCGCCGGCGGGGCTCCATCGACTTCGCGGTGCTCTCCGTCGGTGCCTCCCTCGATCTCGACCAGGAGGGCGTGGTGCGCGACGCGCGGGTGTTCCTGGGGGCAGTGGCCTCCCGGCCGGTGGTGCCGGAGCAGACGGTGGCCGCCCTCGAGGGCGAGAAGCTCGACGCCGAGGTCATCGCCGAGGCGGCGGCCAAGGCGCGCAAACACGCCACCCCGATGGACAACACCGATTTTCAGGCCCAGTGGCGGGGCGCGATGGTGGGAAAGTACGTGGAAGCAGCACTCCGCGAATGCGCCGGCCTGCCGACCGAGCGGATGGAGCCGCCGGCGGCCTAGCGGGCAAAAATCTGCAGGTCCGTTCCGATGCGGTCGCCGATTTCGAGGGCCCGGCCGAGCACCGGATGGCGGGCGATGATCCAGCCGTCGGAGAGGAGCGACGCCTTCCAGTTGCGCCGCGGCGCGCCGACCGGCAGCAGCTCCACCGACACGATGTGGTCGCCGTAGCGCCCGAGAATCCCTTCCAATCCCTGGATGCGCTGAATCCGCCCCTCCCCCTGGGCGCGCTTGAACACCACGACGCTGTTGTAGCGCCGCCGCACCGGCTGGCTGAAGCGCCGCAGGGCCACCGCCTCAGCCCAGCCGCGGAACACGTCGATGTCGCAGGCGTAGTTCATCGTCTCGACGGAACGGCCGCCCGGTGGCCGGGCGCCGATCTCCCCGAACACCGCCTCGCCGGAGGGGGTCAGAAACCACTCCATGTGGGTGAAGCCGGTGCCGAAGCCGAGGGCCTGCAGCACCTGAGCACCCATTCGCCGGCCGCCGGCCAGCTCCGGCCGCTCGACGTTGCGTAGCCCCAGCGTCTGCGGGCTGATCCAGGGCACCGTGCGGGCGATCAGCGGCTTCGGCCGGTACCAGCCGATGTTGTAATAGGCGATGCGGCCGCCGATCGAGATGGTGTCGAAGGTGTACTCCTCCCCTTCGATGAACTCTTCGACGCTGACCTCCGGAATGTGGGTGAGCAGCTTCAGCACCTTGTCGAGGTCGCCGGAACTCTCTACCCGATGGGTGTCCGCCGAACCGGCGCCGGAAATGGGCTTGAGGATGGCCGGAAAGCCCAACCGCTCCACCGCTTCCCGGCAGGCCTGACTGCTGGTAGCGCGAAAGTGCCGTGGGGTGCGCACGCCCGCCGCATCGAGCACCGATTTCATCGCCTCTTTGTCGCGGAAGGGCACTGTCTGAGCCACCGTCATGCCCGGCACACCCAGCGCTTCGCGCAGCTTGGCGGCCAGCAGCATGCCCGGTTCCCACAGGCACTCGATGCGGTCGAAGGGCGCCTTGCGGTGGATCTCCCGCACCCGCCGCAGAAGGTCGTCTTCGTCCCACAGACTGGCGGTCTGGGTGTAACCGGAGAGCGCTCGTCTCGCCCGCTCCGGCAGCGCCGCCGCCGGCTGATCGCCAATGCCCCACACCCGAGCGCCGACCTCCGCCAAGGCCGCCGCGAAAAACGGCATCTCGCCGGGGAAACCAGGGGAGAAGAACAGGATGTTCATATCAGACGCTCCTCTTCCAAGGCCTAACCGAGTTCGACTCGAATGGTCGACACGATCCGGGCCAGCGCCTTCTCCACCACCGAGGTCTGCGGATGGCGCACGATGATGAACCCGTCCCCCTCGTAGGAGGACGAGGGCGCTTGGCCGGCGCGCGGTAGATTGTGGTCCACCACCAGCTCTCCAAGTTCCCGCTGCAATTCCCTCAGGCCGCGCACCGCCTTCACCCGGCCCCGGCCCTGGCCGCGCAGGAACGCGGCGCCGGCAGCGTAGCGGCGCTCCGGCGGCGCAAAGCGGTCGAAGATCATCAACCGCGCCCAGGCCTCGTAGAGATCGAAGCTGTGCGCCCAGGAGGTCAGCGGCGTCATCTGCGCTCCCGGCGGCCGGGCGCCGACTTCCGAAATGGCGATCCGGTCGCCGGCCAGCCGAAACCACTCCATGTGGCTCAAGCCGGTTTCCAGTCCCAGGGTTTTGACCGCCCGGAAGCCGACCCGCCGGATATCGTCGAAGCGCGGGTGATCGACCTCCCGCGGCAGCAGCACACACCACTGGATCCAGGGATTGCGCAGCACGTCGAGGGGGGTCGGCAGGTAGCGTGTCAGGGAACACCACACCGGCTCACCGCGCACGAAGACGCTCTCGAAGGAAAACTCCTCGCCGGTCAAGAACTCCTCCAACAGCGTCGGGCGAGCCGGCGAGGGCCGCAGCATGGCGAGGGCTTGATCGAGCGCCGGGCCATCGTCCAACCGATAGGTACCGGCCGCCCCGGCGCCGGCCGGTGGCTTGGCCACCAGCGGGAATCCGATCTCCGCGGCGAAGGCACGGGCGCTGGCCGCATCGCTCACCAGGCGGTGTCGAGCGCAGGGCAGACCGGCGTCCGACAGCACCTTCTTCATTCGGTCCTTGTCCCGGAAGTTTTTCGCTGCCTCCACCCCCAGGCCGGGAATACCCAGCGCCTCGCGCGCTTCGGCCAGCGGCACCTGTAGATGCTCCAAAACACCGATCATCCGCTCCGGTTGCCCGATCTGGCCCGCGAGGCCCCGTGCCGCATTCGCTAGGTGCCGCGGATCGAGGGCGTTGTCCACCCGCCAGTGGCCCGCGAGGCGCGGCCGGAGATCCGCCGGCAGTTGCTCCAGGGGTTGCTGGCTGACCAAACCCAGCCGCACATCCGGGCGGGCCGCCGCGCGCACAAAGCGGAGGGTAGTTTCGAGGAAGAACGGGGCGACGAAGACGACGCTGCGCATCGTCGGCACTCTATCCGAAGCCGCCCCAGGGAATCGACGCTTCCTTGGGGCAACCGCCTGCTAAAGTCCTGCGCTCGAGGCCATGCGAACCCACCTTCCCCCCTCCCCATCCGCGAAATCTTTCCCATGAGCGACGTCTTGATCGTCGGCGGCGGAGTCGTCGGCCTTTCGATCGCCTACGAGCTGTCTCAACGGGAGATCTCGGTCACCGTTGTCGAGCGCAGCGCGGCGGGAATGGAGGCGTCCTGGGCCGGCGCCGGCATCTTGAAGCCGGCGAGCCTCGAGGGCGCCGTGTCGCCAATGGACCGGCTCCGGGCCCACAGCCTGCAGCGCCTCGCCAAGTGGTCACCTCGGCTGCTCGCGGAAACCGGTATCGACAACGGCTATCGCCGGTGTGGCGGCTTTCGGGTGGCCCTGGAAGAGAGCGATGTCGAACCCCTGCGGCGCGCTGCCGAGCGTTGGCAGGCCGAAGGTATCGCCGTCGAAGAGTGGGACAGCACGACCCGCGATGCCCGTGAGCCGGCCCTGGCGGGCGACCTACCGCTGGTCTACCACCTGCCCGATGAAGCCCAACTGCGCAGTCCCTGGCACGTGCGTGCCCTGGCTGTCGCCTGTCGGCGACGCGGGGTCGAACTCCTCACCCGCCGGCCGGTGCGCGACTTTCGGATCGAAGGCGCGCGCATCGTGGCGGCCGATACCGCACACGGACCGCTCTCCGCAGACCGCTTCGTGGTGGCCGCCGGCGCCTGGACGCCGGAACTGTTCGCCGGCCTCGGCCAGCCCATAGCCGGCACGCCGGTGCGCGGCCAGATTGTCCTGCTCGATGCACCGGCGCCGCTCTTTCAGCGGGTAGTCTGGGCGGGATCCCGCTATCTCGTACCGCGGCCGGAGGGCAAGGTGCTGGTGGGCTCGACCCAAGAGGACGCCGGTTTCGATGCGCGGCCGACGGCGCGCGGCGTGACCGGTCTCCTGCACCTCGCCGCGCGGGTGGTCCCCGCCCTCGCCGAAGTGCCCTTCGAGCGCGCCTGGGCTGGCCTGCGCCCCGGTAGCCCGGACAGCCTACCGCTGATCGGACCGGTGCCTCGGTACGACAACTTGTTCGCCGCCTGCGGCCACTTTCGCTCCGGCTTCGACCTCTCCGCCGGCACCGCTCGGGTGATGGCGGAACTGCTCCTCGGCGAGGAGCCGGCGGTTCCGCTGACCGCCTTCCGGCCGGATCGCTTCGCCTAGCAGGTTCGGGCTCACCCCATCCACGGCGGGTTCGCCGCCGCCTCGTCGGGGGCGCCCTGCCCTTCGGGCTTAAGGCCCGCGATCCAACCCGTCCTTCGGACACTTTATATACAGATATTGAATATCTAGAATCTTCTACGTACAATGCTTGGAGAACCGCTTCGAAAACGGATTGAGTAACCGACACCCTCACACGCTGCCCGAGGCACCCATGCTCCCGAAACCCCTCACCGGCCGAACGTCTCGCTTTCTTCGCACTACCACCCTGGTCGCCGCCGTCGTCCTCGTGCCCATTCTGCTGGTGCTGCTGTGCGGTGGTCTGTGGTTCAACGGCCAACTCCGCGCCAGCCTGCCGCTGCTCGAGGGGAGCTTCTCTTCGGAGGTGCTCGACAGCCCGGTGACCATCGAGCGCGACGCCCTAGGCGTGCCGCGGCTACGCGGCGAGAACCGGCGGGATTTGGCCTATGCCCTGGGCTTCCTGCACGGCCAAGAGCGGTTTTTCCAGATGGACCTCCAGCGGCGCCAGGCGGCCGGCGAGCTGGCGGAGATCTTTGGACCGGCGGTGCTGCCGGTGGACCGCAGAGCCCGCATCCACCGCTTCCGCGACCGCGCCACACAGGTGCTCGGCCAGAGCCCGCCGCGCATCCGACGGCTGCTGGAGGCCTACGCCCAAGGAGTGAACGCCGGCCTCGGCCAGTTGGGATCGAGCCCGCCGGAGTATCACCTGCTGCGCCAGGGACCCCGCCCGTGGCAAGCGGAAGACTCGGTGTTGACCCTCTATGCGATGTTCGATCTGCTGCAGCGCTTCGGCATCGACGTGGAGGACGGCCTCGGCCTGATGCATCAGCGCTTGCCGCCGGCTCTGTTCGATTTCCTGGCCAGCCAGGGCAGCGCCTGGGACGCGCCGCTCGTCGGCGAAGCCTTCACGGTACCGGAGATCCCCACCGCCGAGGCTCTGCTGCCGGGCGCCCCGCCGGCGCTGCCCGAGCCGGAACTCCCCGAGGACGAGGTCAAGGCGGCGCGCTTCACGCCGGAGAACCGAGCAGACTACGGCCTGGCCGTTGCCGGATCGAACGCCTGGGTGATGACCGGCGAGCGCAGTGAGCACGGCGTGGCTCTTCTCGCCAACGACATGCACCTGCCTCTCGCCATGCCCAACATCTGGTACCGGGCGCGCCTCGAATGGCCCGGCCACGAGGTTACCGGCGGCACCCTGCCGGGCGCCCCGCTGGTGGTGATCGGCAGCAACGGCAAAGTCGCCTGGGGTTTCACCAACAGCCGCGCCGACACCAGCGACGTGGTGCTCCTCGATCTCGATCCGGACGATCCCGGCGCCTACCTCACTCCGCAAGGCTCCCGCCGCTTCGATCGGGCGACGGAGGTGATCGCCTCGCAGGGCGGTCGCGAGGAGCGGCTGGAAGTGCTGTCGACGGTATGGGGGCCGGTGATCGACGACGGTCCGGACGGCCGGCGGCGCGCCCTCCGCTGGATCGCCCACGATGTGGAAGCGGTGGGCTTCGGCTTGATCGGCATGGAGTCCGCCGCCACCGTCGAGGAGGCGATCGCGGTGGCGACCGAGAGCGGCCTGCCGGCCCAGAACATCCTCCTCGCCGGTGCCGACGGCACCATCGGCTGGACCATCGCCGGCCGACTGCCCCAGCGAGTCGGCCACGACGGCCAGGTACCGGTCTCCTGGTCCGACGGCACCGCCCGCTGGGACGGCCTGGTGCCGCCGGAGGAAACGCCACGCATCGTCAACCCGCCCGGCGGCCAACTGTGGAGCGCCAACAACCGCATGGTCGACGGCCCGGACTTGAGGCTGATCGGCAACGGCGGCTACGTGACCGGCGCCCGGGCGGGCATCATCCGGGACCGGCTCACCGCCCTCGACCGCGCCGACGAGCAGGATCTGTTGGCCGTTCAGCTCGATACCGACGCCCGCTTCCTCACCCGCTGGCGGGATCTCCTGCTGGCCGAACTCGATGCCTCGGCCCTCGAAGGCAATCCCCGCCGGCAGGAGTTCCGGGCGCTGATCGAGCCCTGGGAAGGCCGCGCCGAGGTCGGCTCCACCTCCTACCGCCTGGTGCGGGGCGCGCGGCAGTTTCTGGTCACCGACTTGCTCCAACACCTGACGGCGCCGGCCTCCGAAGACGACCCGACCTGGGCCTACCTGAATGCCCTACCGCGGGTAGAGGGTCCCATTTGGCGTCTGGTGACGGAACGGCCGGACCATTTGCTCAACCCCGAATACGCCACCTGGCGGGAGCAGATTCTAGCCACCGTCGACCAACTCCTGGGCTACTACGAGGAGGCCGGCATTCCCCTCGACAGCCTCACCTGGGGCGGATTCAACCAGGTCACCCTGCACCACCCGCTCACCCTCGGCGTGCCGTGGCTCGGCCGATGGCTGAACCCACCGGTGGAGGCGCTGCCGGGAGACTTCAACATGCCCCGCGTTCAGCAGCCCGGATACGGCGCGTCGCAGCGCATGGTGGTCGCCCCGGGGCGCGAAGAAGAGGGCATTTTTCACATGCCCGGCGGCCAGAGCGGCCACCTACTTTCGCCGCACTACGGAGACGCCCACGAGGCTTGGGAAAGCGGTGAGGCGACGCCCTTCCTACCCGGCCCGTCGGTCCACACCCTGCGCCTCGAGCCGCAGGACCGGTCCTCTTTACCGGTCACCGCTAGGCCCTAAGACCAACGCCCAGAGGCCAGGCCTTGATCAACGCACTTACTTGAGAAATGCACATGTTTGAATTAATATAAATCCATGATCCGGTGCGGCTTCGCACCGTGGCGGCTCAGGGCGATTTCTCGTCACGGTTCAGCCAGCTACAGGCACCAAGAATGCAGAGATGCAAATACTCACTAATTCCTACTTATGGATGTTTCGGAGTTCAAGTTTGCGCCCTCCTGTGCGCCGTGTTCCCGAGGAAGGCCTTGACCGGGGATTCTCCACGGCATGCCCGAGACTTGACCTCTAGTAGCCATCTAGATCGACCACCCAACCCCTAGGAGATTATGAGATGAGTCGTAAACTGTTCTGTTGTCTCACGCTACTCGCCGTTCTCGCGGTGCCCATGTCGGCGTCCGCCGTCGGCGGAACGAAGGTGCTGGCGGAAAACGACTATCTGGTGACTTTCGAAGTCGGCCAGGTCAAGGGCGAACGCGCCCGCGCCATCATCGAAGAGGCCGGCGGCACGGTCACCCGCGACCACCTGGAGATCGGCCTGATGGCCGTTCACTCCCTCGATCCGGATTTCGCGCCGCGGCTGAAGGCCCATAACGCCGTACAGTCGGTTCAGAAGGACATCTGGATCCGCCCGGACCAGACCGCCGTCAAGGCGCCCCTCGTCGGCGAGGATCTCAACGCCGTCATCGGCTGGGGCCGCGACCAGGCGGTCGCCCGTTACAACGCTCAGCGCAACTCCCTGCGCGCCGGCACCGCCAGTGCGCGCACCCTGGTGACCGACCCGTCCCTCGCGGCATTCTGGCCATTCTTCAACTGGAGCTATCTTCAGATGGACACGCCGGGCGCCTGGGCCACCGGCGCTCTAGGCGTTCCGGAAGTGGTGACGGCGATCCTCGACACCGGCGTAGACTACACCCACATCGACATCGAAGGGACCGTCGACCTCGAGAAGAGTGTCTCCTTTATGATCGAGGAGAATTCGGAGATCGAGAACCTCTTCCCCGGCGCCCTGCCGATCGCCGAC
Coding sequences within it:
- a CDS encoding FAD binding domain-containing protein; the encoded protein is MLRLPPFTLRRPRRLAEAVEILAEEGAAEGRARAVAGGTDLWPNMKRRHQTADVVVALGGIARLDTIQANGDFTLGANATLTQVAEHSRVATDLPALAKAIRSISSPPLRNMGTLGGNLCVDTRCTYYNQTEEWRRSIDYCMKAEGSVCWVAPSSPRCWAHSASDSAPMLAALGAEVTLFGPDGERTLPVENLFHDDGMEYLSKGPAELVTAVRVPGAAARRRSAFWKLRRRGSIDFAVLSVGASLDLDQEGVVRDARVFLGAVASRPVVPEQTVAALEGEKLDAEVIAEAAAKARKHATPMDNTDFQAQWRGAMVGKYVEAALRECAGLPTERMEPPAA
- a CDS encoding ATP-grasp domain-containing protein, translated to MNILFFSPGFPGEMPFFAAALAEVGARVWGIGDQPAAALPERARRALSGYTQTASLWDEDDLLRRVREIHRKAPFDRIECLWEPGMLLAAKLREALGVPGMTVAQTVPFRDKEAMKSVLDAAGVRTPRHFRATSSQACREAVERLGFPAILKPISGAGSADTHRVESSGDLDKVLKLLTHIPEVSVEEFIEGEEYTFDTISIGGRIAYYNIGWYRPKPLIARTVPWISPQTLGLRNVERPELAGGRRMGAQVLQALGFGTGFTHMEWFLTPSGEAVFGEIGARPPGGRSVETMNYACDIDVFRGWAEAVALRRFSQPVRRRYNSVVVFKRAQGEGRIQRIQGLEGILGRYGDHIVSVELLPVGAPRRNWKASLLSDGWIIARHPVLGRALEIGDRIGTDLQIFAR
- a CDS encoding penicillin acylase family protein yields the protein MLPKPLTGRTSRFLRTTTLVAAVVLVPILLVLLCGGLWFNGQLRASLPLLEGSFSSEVLDSPVTIERDALGVPRLRGENRRDLAYALGFLHGQERFFQMDLQRRQAAGELAEIFGPAVLPVDRRARIHRFRDRATQVLGQSPPRIRRLLEAYAQGVNAGLGQLGSSPPEYHLLRQGPRPWQAEDSVLTLYAMFDLLQRFGIDVEDGLGLMHQRLPPALFDFLASQGSAWDAPLVGEAFTVPEIPTAEALLPGAPPALPEPELPEDEVKAARFTPENRADYGLAVAGSNAWVMTGERSEHGVALLANDMHLPLAMPNIWYRARLEWPGHEVTGGTLPGAPLVVIGSNGKVAWGFTNSRADTSDVVLLDLDPDDPGAYLTPQGSRRFDRATEVIASQGGREERLEVLSTVWGPVIDDGPDGRRRALRWIAHDVEAVGFGLIGMESAATVEEAIAVATESGLPAQNILLAGADGTIGWTIAGRLPQRVGHDGQVPVSWSDGTARWDGLVPPEETPRIVNPPGGQLWSANNRMVDGPDLRLIGNGGYVTGARAGIIRDRLTALDRADEQDLLAVQLDTDARFLTRWRDLLLAELDASALEGNPRRQEFRALIEPWEGRAEVGSTSYRLVRGARQFLVTDLLQHLTAPASEDDPTWAYLNALPRVEGPIWRLVTERPDHLLNPEYATWREQILATVDQLLGYYEEAGIPLDSLTWGGFNQVTLHHPLTLGVPWLGRWLNPPVEALPGDFNMPRVQQPGYGASQRMVVAPGREEEGIFHMPGGQSGHLLSPHYGDAHEAWESGEATPFLPGPSVHTLRLEPQDRSSLPVTARP
- a CDS encoding 2-dehydro-3-deoxyphosphogluconate aldolase, translating into MSPPSPERLADSTMPEDFVARVGSERASAILRTDSAETAESAMEAAVRGGFRLVEFTLTIPGAFELIQEFARREGIVAGAGTVLTTEDAERAVAAGASFLVSPVVDEAVIGAAARLGVAAMPGAHTPTEMLRAHRAGAQLVKLFPCPAGGPVWLRSVLGPLPFLKVVPTNGVDAGNFRQWLDAGAWGAGFVTSLFDPEDLRTGAFDRIEERARQILAEVA
- the thiO gene encoding glycine oxidase ThiO, whose product is MSDVLIVGGGVVGLSIAYELSQREISVTVVERSAAGMEASWAGAGILKPASLEGAVSPMDRLRAHSLQRLAKWSPRLLAETGIDNGYRRCGGFRVALEESDVEPLRRAAERWQAEGIAVEEWDSTTRDAREPALAGDLPLVYHLPDEAQLRSPWHVRALAVACRRRGVELLTRRPVRDFRIEGARIVAADTAHGPLSADRFVVAAGAWTPELFAGLGQPIAGTPVRGQIVLLDAPAPLFQRVVWAGSRYLVPRPEGKVLVGSTQEDAGFDARPTARGVTGLLHLAARVVPALAEVPFERAWAGLRPGSPDSLPLIGPVPRYDNLFAACGHFRSGFDLSAGTARVMAELLLGEEPAVPLTAFRPDRFA